A window of Sebastes umbrosus isolate fSebUmb1 chromosome 3, fSebUmb1.pri, whole genome shotgun sequence contains these coding sequences:
- the LOC119484979 gene encoding echinoderm microtubule-associated protein-like 6 isoform X4 gives MSDKTAPRCQLRLEWIHGYRGHQCRNNLYYTAGKEVVYFVAGVGVVYNTREHTQKFYLGHNDDIISLAIHPDKIQVATGQVGKDPFICIWDTYAMQTVSILRDVHTHGVACLAFDSDGQRLVSVGLDAKNTLCVWDWRRGRVLATATGHSDRIFDVAWDPCQSSRLVSCGVKHIKFWTLCGNALTPKRGIFGKTGDLQTILCVSTAKDELTYSGALNGDVYVWRGITLIRTVQAAHGAGIFSMHACEEGFATGGRDGCIRLWDVDFKPITKIDLREAEQGYKGLSIRSVCWKADRILAGTQDSEIFEVMVRDRDKPVLLMQSHSEGELWALDLHPKQPVAVTGSDDRSVRLWSLPDHTLLARCNMEESVRSVSFNNDGSQLALGMKDGSFTVLRVRDMTEVVHIKDRKEVIHELKFSPDGSYLAVGSNDGLVDIYAVAQRYKKMGECSRSTSFITHLDWSVDSRFLQTNDGAGERLFYRMPAGKLVPKEEAKGIHWMTWTGVIGPEVNGIWPKYSNVNNVNSVDANYSSAVLVTGDDLGLVKLFRFPCLKKGAKFKKYIGHSAHVTNVRWSNDLQWVVSTGGADHAVFQWRFLPEGVMNGVLEPLLQEGYADSNSGESDSDVSDVPELDSDIEQEAQTSYERQVYKEDLPQLRKKLIGSLKRQKAPEEGLRLQFVHGYRGFDCRNNLFYSQTGEVVYHVAAVAVVYNRLQHSQRFYLGHDDDILSLTVHPLKDYAASAQVGRDPAVHVWDIQTLKCLSLLKGHHSRGVCALEFTADGKSLVSVGIDEFHSIVIWDWKKGERLAKARGHKDKTFVVKSNPFRMDKLVTVGLKHIKFWQHSGGGLTFKRGIFGNLGKQETMMSACYGRSEDLVFSGATNGDVYIWRDTTLIKTIKAHDGPVFAMCSLDKGFVTGGKDGIVELWDDMFERCLKTYAIKRAALSPSSKGLLLEDNPSIRAITLGHGHILLGTKNGEILEIDKSGPMTLLVQGHMEGEVWGLAAHPLLPVCATVSDDKTLRIWELSANHRMVAVRKLKKGGRCCAFSPDGKALAVGLNDGSFLVVNADTLEDMVTFHHRRELISDIRFSQDAGKYLAVASHDSFVDIYNVLTSKRVGICKGAGSYVTHIDWDSRGKLLQVNTGAKEQLFFEAPRGRKQNISVAEFEKLDWASWTSVLGPACEGIWPTLSFVNAASLTKDCKLLATGDDFGFLKLFSFPSRGQFAKFKKYVGHSTNVTNVRWSNDDSVLLSVGGADTALMIWTREPSGHKESKAVDSEESDDDTEEDGGYDSDVAREKVVDYVTKIYSASIRNMSGTRPHLQHKELPVEERPPVSRAAPLPDKLLKNNVTKKKKVVEELVLEHVFGYRGFDCRNNLHYLNDGADIIFHTAAAVVIQNLSAGTQSFYLEHTDDILCLTVNQHPKYQNVIATGQIGDIADLPVPGILRSWVGSVVPYMSDLLSQASLRPSMFGTP, from the exons ATGTCGGATAAGACGGCGCCGCGCTGCCAGCTGAGGCTGGAGTGGATCCACGGGTACCGAGGTCACCAGTGTCGTAACAACCTGTACTACACGGCGGGGAAGGAGGTGGTGTACTTCGTGGCCGGGGTGGGCGTGGTCTACAACACCCGAGAACACACCCAGAAGTTCTACCTGGGGCAcaatgatgacatcatcag tctggcGATCCATCCTGATAAGATCCAGGTGGCGACGGGTCAGGTGGGTAAAGACCCGTTCATCTGTATCTGGGACACCTACGCCATGCAGACCGTGTCCATCCTGAGGGACGTCCACACGCACGGAGTGGCCTGTTTGGCCTTCGACTCTGACGGACAG CGGCTGGTGTCGGTCGGTCTGGACGCCAAGAACACGCTGTGTGTTTGGGACTGGAGGAGAGGACGAGTCCTCGCCACGGCAACCGGACACTCAGACAGA ATCTTTGACGTGGCCTGGGATCCGTGTCAGTCCAGCCGTCTGGTCAGCTGTGGAGTCAAACACATCAag TTCTGGACGCTCTGTGGGAACGCTCTGACTCCGAAGAGAGGGATCTTTGGGAAGACGGGCGACCTGCAGACCATCCTGTGTGTTTCTACAGCCAAAGACGAGCTGACGTACTCCGGAGCTCTGAACGGAGACGTCTACGTGTGGAGAGGAATCACTCTGATCAGGACTGTACAGGCTGCACACGGG GCGGGGATCTTCAGCATGCACGCCTGTGAGGAAGGATTCGCCACGGGAGGACGAGACGGCTGCATTAGACTGTGGGACGTTGACTTCAAACCCATCACCAAGATCGACCTGAGAGAGGCCGAGCAGGGATACAAAG GTCTGTCGATCCGCAGTGTTTGCTGGAAGGCCGACCGGATCCTGGCGGGGACGCAGGACAGCGAGATCTTCGAGGTCATGGTGCGAGACCGGGACAAACCGGTCCTGCTGATGCAGAGTCACAGCGAGGGCGAGCTGTGGGCGCTCGACCTGCACCCCAAACAACCGGTTGCCGTGACCGGGAGCGACGACCGCTCTGTCAG gctGTGGAGTCTTCCTGACCACACGCTGCTGGCTCGCTGTAACATGGAGGAATCTGTCCGCAGTGTTTCCTTCAACAACGACGGCTCTCAACTTGCTCTGGGCATGAAGGACGGATCCTTCACCGTGCTGCGAGTCAG GGACATGACGGAGGTTGTGCACATCAAGGACAGGAAGGAGGTGATCCACGAGCTGAAGTTTTCACCGGATGGTTCCTATCTGGCAGTGGGATCAAACGATGGGCTGGTGGACATCTACGCCGTCGCCCAGCGCTACAAGAAGATGGGCGAGTGCAGCCGCTCCACGTCCTTCATCACCCACCTGGACTGGTCGGTCGACAGCCGCTTCCTGCAGACCAACGACGGCGCCGGAGAGCGGCTCTTTTACAGGATGCCAG CAGGGAAGCTGGTTCCTAAAGAGGAGGCGAAGGGGATCCACTGGATGACGTGGACCGGCGTCATCGGGCCGGAGGTGAACGGCATCTGGCCCAAATACTCCAACGTCAACAACGTGAACTCGGTGGACGCCAACTACAGCAGCGCCGTGCTGGTGACCGGGGACGACCTCGGCCTCGTCAAACTCTTCAGGTTCCCCTGCCTCAAGAAAG GAGCCAAATTCAAGAAGTACATCGGTCACTCTGCCCATGTGACAAACGTTCGCTGGTCCAACGACCTGCAGTGGGTCGTCAGCACCGGCGGCGCCGACCACGCCGTCTTCCAGTGGAGGTTCCTGCCCGAGGGCGTCATGAACGGCGTCCTGGAGCCGCTCCTCCAAG AGGGTTACGCCGACTCCAACAGCGGAGAGTCGGACTCGGACGTGTCCGACGTCCCGGAGCTTGACTCGGACATCGAACAGGAAGCTCAGACCAGCTACGAACGTCAG GTGTATAAGGAGGACCTGCCTCAGCTGAGAAAGAAACTGATTGGTTCCCTGAAGCGTCAGAAAGCTCCGGAGGAGGGGCTTCGTCTGCAGTTTGTTCACGG GTATCGGGGCTTCGACTGTCGTAACAACCTGTTCTACAGTCAGACGGGGGAGGTGGTGTACCACGTGGCCGCCGTCGCCGTCGTCTACAACCGGCTGCAGCACAGTCAGAGGTTCTACCTCGGCCACGACGACGACATCCTCAGCCTCACCGTCCACCCGCTCAAAGACTACGCGGCCTCCGCGCAG gTGGGCAGAGACCCGGCTGTCCACGTCTGGGACATCCAGACTCTCAAGTGTCTGTCACTACTAAAGGGACACCACAGCAGAGGAGTGTGTGCGCTGGAGTTCACAG CGGACGGGAAGAGTTTGGTCTCGGTGGGAATTGATGAATTTCACTCCATCGTCATCTGGGACtggaagaaaggagagagactGGCCAAGGCCAG GGGTCATAAAGACAAAACGTTTGTGGTGAAGAGTAACCCGTTCAGGATGGACAAACTGGTGACCGTCGGCCTGAAACACATCAAGTTCTGGCAACATTCAG GTGGCGGTCTGACCTTTAAACGGGGGATTTTCGGGAACCTGGGGAAGCAGGAGACGATGATGTCGGCGTGTTACGGTCGATCGGAGGACCTGGTCTTCTCCGGAGCCACCAACGGAGACGTTTACATCTGGAGAGACACCACTCTCATCAAGACCATCAAAGCCCACGACGGCCCCGTGTTCGCCATGTGCTCCCTGGACAAG GGTTTTGTGACGGGGGGGAAGGATGGCATCGTGGAGCTGTGGGACGACATGTTCGAGAGATGTCTGAAGACGTACGCCATCAAGAGAGCCGCCCTGTCTCCGTCCTCTAAAG gtctgctgctggaggacaaCCCGTCCATCAGAGCCATCACTCTGGGTCACGGTCACATCCTGCTGGGAACCAAGAACGGAGAAATCCTGGAGATCGACAAGAGTGGACCCATGACGCTGCTGGTTCAG ggtCACATGGAGGGGGAGGTGTGGGGTTTGGCGGCTCACCCTCTACTTCCTGTCTGCGCCACCGTCAGTGACGACAAAACTCTGAGGATCTGGGAGCTGTCGGCCAATCACCGCATGGTCGCCGTCCGCAAGCTCAAGAAGG GTGGGCGGTGCTGTGCCTTCTCTCCGGACGGTAAAGCTCTGGCGGTCGGTCTGAACGACGGCAGCTTCCTGGTGGTGAACGCCGACACGCTGGAGGACATGGTGACCTTCCACCACCGCAGGGAGCTCATCTCAGACATCCGCTTCTCCCAAG acGCAGGGAAGTACCTGGCGGTGGCGTCCCATGACTCCTTCGTGGACATCTACAACGTGCTGACCAGTAAGAGAGTCGGCATCTGTAAAGGAGCCGGCAGCTACGTCACGCACATCGACTGGGACTCCAGAG GTAAACTGCTGCAGGTGAACACTGGAGCTAAAGAGCAGCTGTTCTTTGAGGCTCCACGAGGACGCAAACAGAACATCAGCGTGGCCGAG ttTGAGAAGCTGGACTGGGCGAGCTGGACGTCTGTTCTGGGTCCTGCCTGTGAGGGAATATGGCCGACACTCAGCTTCGTTAACGCCGCCTCGCTAACCAAAGATTGCAAACTGCTCGCCACCGGAGACGACTTTGGCTTCCTCAAACTGTTCAGCTTCCCGTCCCGG GGCCAGTTTGCCAAGTTTAAGAAGTACGTGGGTCACAGCACCAACGTGACCAACGTCCGCTGGTCCAACGACGACTCCGTGCTGCTGTCGGTGGGCGGGGCCGACACGGCGCTGATGATCTGGACCAGAGAGCCGTCGGGTCACAAGGAGAGCAAGGCCGTGGACAGCGAGGAGTCGGACGACGACACGGAGGAGGACGGAG GGTACGACAGCGATGTGGCCCGGGAGAAGGTGGTGGACTACGTCACCAAGATCTACTCCGCCAGCATCAGGAACATGTCAGGAACCAGACCTCACCTGCAGCACAAAGAGCTTCCTGTCGAGGAGAG GCCTCCGGTGAGTCGCGCTGCACCGCTACCTGACAAACTGCTGAAGAACAACGtgaccaagaagaagaaggtggtgGAG GAGCTGGTGCTGGAGCACGTCTTTGGCTACAGAGGCTTCGACTGTCGCAACAACCTGCATTACCTCAACGACGGTGCTGACATCATCTTCCACACCGCTGCCGCCGTGGTCATCCAGAACCTGTCCGCCG GAACCCAGAGTTTCTACCTGGAACACACCGATGACATCCTCTGTCTGACCGTCAATCAACACCCAAAATACCAAAACGTCATCGCTACAGGACAGATCG GTGACATCGCTGACCTGCCAG TTCCT